The Gemmatimonadaceae bacterium genome has a window encoding:
- a CDS encoding vanadium-dependent haloperoxidase, with protein MARRAAGLALLSGMIALAGCTPAAPKAVAVATISATGADATPLHDAVSQVNDVIVYDIFSPPQAARVYAYAGVAAYEVLRQSDTSYHTMAGQLNGLAAVPAAPQGVSLPVAGVHAYMVVGRALTFSQARMDSLRKAMDTRLASGVPDDVFALSIAYGDSVAAHVLAWAGRDGFKQRSGLPKYSVLRDAARWIPTPPAYMDAVEPNWGTLRPFVMDTSNQFKPAPPHPFDTTKSSPFYREMKEVYDVGRTLTEEQRAIAAFWDCNPFVMHVQGHTMFATKKMSPGGHWLGIARLASHKAKADIVRSAEVYAMTSVALADGFLSVWAEKYRSNLIRPETAINRHIDENWVPLLQTPPFPEYTSGHSGISSSAATVLTRLYGDDFAFADSTELEYGLPVRSFTSFNAAAAEASVSRLYGGIHYRRAIEEGQVQGRKVGELVLARVVTRGASAPKAVATSR; from the coding sequence ATGGCACGACGAGCCGCGGGTCTCGCGCTCCTGTCCGGGATGATCGCCCTTGCCGGCTGCACGCCGGCGGCACCGAAGGCCGTGGCCGTGGCCACGATCTCCGCCACCGGCGCCGACGCCACGCCGCTGCATGACGCGGTGTCGCAGGTGAACGACGTGATCGTCTACGACATCTTCAGCCCGCCGCAGGCCGCCCGCGTGTACGCCTATGCGGGCGTGGCCGCCTATGAAGTGCTGCGGCAGTCCGACACGAGCTATCACACCATGGCGGGCCAGCTCAACGGGCTGGCTGCCGTGCCGGCTGCGCCACAGGGCGTGTCGCTGCCGGTGGCTGGCGTGCACGCGTACATGGTGGTGGGGCGTGCGCTGACCTTCTCGCAGGCGCGCATGGATTCGCTGCGCAAGGCAATGGACACGCGGCTGGCTTCCGGCGTGCCCGACGACGTGTTCGCCCTGTCCATTGCCTATGGCGACAGCGTGGCGGCACATGTGCTGGCCTGGGCCGGCCGCGACGGGTTCAAGCAGCGCAGCGGGCTGCCGAAGTACAGCGTGCTCCGCGATGCCGCTCGCTGGATCCCGACGCCGCCGGCCTACATGGATGCGGTGGAGCCGAACTGGGGCACGCTGCGGCCGTTCGTGATGGACACCTCGAACCAGTTCAAGCCGGCCCCGCCGCACCCGTTCGACACCACGAAGTCGAGCCCCTTCTACCGTGAGATGAAGGAGGTGTACGACGTGGGCCGCACGCTCACCGAGGAGCAGCGGGCCATCGCGGCGTTCTGGGACTGCAACCCGTTCGTGATGCACGTGCAGGGGCACACCATGTTCGCCACCAAGAAGATGTCGCCCGGCGGGCACTGGCTTGGCATCGCCCGGCTGGCCTCGCACAAGGCGAAGGCCGACATCGTGCGCTCGGCCGAGGTGTACGCGATGACGTCGGTGGCGCTGGCCGACGGGTTCCTGAGCGTCTGGGCGGAGAAGTACCGCAGCAACCTGATCCGGCCGGAGACGGCGATCAACCGGCACATCGACGAGAACTGGGTGCCGCTGTTGCAGACCCCGCCGTTCCCGGAGTACACCAGCGGGCACAGCGGCATCTCCTCGTCAGCGGCCACGGTGCTGACGCGGCTCTACGGCGATGACTTCGCGTTCGCCGACTCGACCGAGCTGGAATACGGGCTGCCGGTCCGCAGCTTCACGTCGTTCAATGCGGCGGCGGCGGAGGCGTCGGTGAGCCGCCTGTACGGCGGCATCCACTACCGGCGCGCGATCGAGGAGGGGCAGGTGCAGGGGCGGAAGGTGGGTGAGCTGGTGCTGGCGCGGGTGGTGACGCGTGGCGCGTCGGCGCCGAAAGCCGTCGCGACGTCGCGGTGA
- a CDS encoding VCBS repeat-containing protein, which produces MMRGRLLLAARSAALLLALAACGGESGSGVETPRQGAAADGGTPAGPPLFERLGAEATGIAFSNDLPESPEFNILNYLYYFNGGGVAVGDVNGDSLPDLYFSSNVGSNRLYVNKGNFRFEDVTTAAGVAGPSGWKSGVTMADVDGDGRLDIYVSAVSYLTMQGRNMLYINNGDGTFTDRAKALGVDHAGYSTQSAFFDYDADGDLDLFLLSHSTHTERGIGNSTRRDVRNARAGGRLFRNDGARFSDVSAQAGIFGGIEGYGLGVVVSDLDQDGCPDVYVANDFQEQDFLYRNTCRRTFTESIAKATGHTSRFSMGVDAADVNNDALPDLVVGDMLPEREEILKTSASSEAYSLFRLRVNAGYHPQFARNTLQLNRGDGEFSEVGFLAGVAATDWTWSLLFADLDNDGRKDLFVTSGIFRRPNDLDYINYIGNETVQASLARGVTRENLPLLRQMPTVPVINHAYRNDGNLQFTDVATAWGLARPGYSNGAAYVDLDNDGALDLVVNNYDAPASVYRNRARERAGNHWLTVALRGAGRNTAGIGAKVYAWQQGVPQFLEQSPTRGFQSSVDQRLHFGLGGNATIDSLVVIWPDGRFQVQARGAGDRLLVLDQANAAGRWDYAARRRAAPLFADVSDSLRTGYVHVENDFNDMDREPLMPHLLSTQGPALAVGDLNGDGLDDMYVGGAKWQPGKLLVQQASGGFVSVDSVMFAGDSLAEDVDAAFTDVNGDGKLDLFVVSGGNEAFGSNESLRNRLYLNDGTGHFAKSVDGLPMLFENGSCVVPGDFNGDGHMDLFVGTRVVARQYGVSPKSHLLQGDGKGKFSDVTAALAPGLLQAGMVTSGAWLDYDRDGKLDLIVAGEWMPVRVYHQEQGTLVERTREAGLAGSEGWWNSITAADINGDGRTDLVLGNLGLNTYLRASATEPAQMYVFDFFGNGTIEQVISFYKHGTAYPLATRDELTKLMPQLRAKYTSYRAFGASTVPQILPADELAKATVLVARTFASSVAIANADGRFALQPLPVEAQFAPVYAAVARDLDGDGRVDLLLGGNFMGHPPMIGQSDASYGLLLHGSGTGTFSALDMARSGVRIRGEVRHMAPLRTASGRTIIVVARNNDRLTFIRARP; this is translated from the coding sequence ATGATGCGGGGCCGCCTGCTCCTGGCCGCGAGAAGCGCGGCGCTGCTGCTCGCGCTGGCGGCGTGTGGTGGTGAATCGGGCTCCGGCGTGGAGACGCCGCGCCAGGGCGCCGCGGCGGACGGTGGCACGCCGGCCGGCCCCCCGCTGTTCGAGCGACTCGGTGCCGAGGCCACGGGCATCGCATTCTCGAACGACCTGCCCGAGTCGCCCGAGTTCAACATCCTGAACTACCTGTACTACTTCAACGGTGGTGGCGTGGCCGTTGGCGACGTGAACGGCGACAGCCTTCCCGACCTCTACTTCTCGTCCAACGTCGGCTCGAACCGGCTGTACGTGAACAAGGGGAACTTCCGGTTCGAGGACGTGACGACGGCCGCCGGTGTGGCCGGACCATCGGGCTGGAAGAGCGGCGTCACGATGGCCGACGTGGACGGGGACGGCCGCCTCGACATCTACGTGTCGGCGGTGAGCTACCTCACCATGCAGGGCCGGAACATGCTGTACATCAACAACGGCGACGGCACCTTCACCGACCGCGCGAAGGCGCTGGGTGTGGATCACGCCGGCTACTCCACGCAGTCGGCGTTCTTCGACTACGATGCCGATGGCGACCTGGACCTCTTCCTGCTCAGCCACTCGACGCACACCGAGCGTGGCATCGGCAACTCGACGAGGCGCGACGTGCGCAATGCGCGCGCCGGCGGCCGCCTCTTCCGCAATGATGGCGCACGCTTCTCCGACGTGAGCGCGCAGGCCGGCATCTTCGGCGGCATCGAGGGCTACGGGCTGGGTGTGGTGGTGAGTGACCTGGACCAGGATGGCTGCCCCGACGTGTACGTGGCGAACGACTTCCAGGAGCAGGACTTCCTGTACCGCAACACCTGCCGCCGCACCTTCACCGAGTCGATCGCGAAGGCGACCGGGCACACCAGCCGCTTCTCGATGGGCGTGGACGCCGCGGACGTGAACAACGACGCGCTGCCCGACCTGGTGGTGGGCGACATGCTCCCGGAGCGCGAGGAGATCCTGAAGACCTCGGCCAGCTCGGAGGCCTACAGCCTCTTCCGGCTGCGCGTGAATGCCGGCTACCACCCGCAGTTCGCCCGGAACACGCTGCAGCTCAACCGCGGCGACGGCGAGTTCAGCGAGGTGGGTTTCCTGGCCGGCGTGGCGGCCACCGACTGGACCTGGTCGCTGCTGTTCGCGGACCTGGACAACGACGGGCGGAAGGACCTGTTCGTGACGAGCGGGATCTTCCGGCGCCCCAACGACCTCGATTACATCAACTACATCGGGAATGAGACGGTGCAGGCGTCGCTCGCCCGGGGCGTGACGCGCGAGAACCTGCCGCTGCTGCGGCAGATGCCCACCGTGCCGGTGATCAACCACGCGTACCGCAACGACGGCAACCTGCAGTTCACCGACGTGGCGACGGCGTGGGGGCTGGCGCGGCCGGGCTACTCGAATGGCGCCGCGTACGTGGACCTGGACAACGACGGTGCGCTGGACCTGGTGGTGAACAACTACGACGCGCCGGCGTCGGTCTACCGCAACCGGGCGCGCGAGCGCGCCGGCAACCACTGGCTCACGGTGGCGCTGCGTGGCGCCGGACGGAACACCGCCGGCATCGGGGCGAAGGTCTACGCCTGGCAACAGGGCGTGCCGCAGTTCCTCGAGCAGAGCCCCACGCGCGGATTCCAGTCGTCGGTGGACCAGCGGCTGCACTTCGGGCTCGGTGGCAACGCCACCATCGACTCGCTGGTGGTTATCTGGCCGGATGGCCGGTTCCAGGTGCAGGCCCGCGGGGCCGGTGATCGGCTGCTGGTGCTGGACCAGGCGAATGCGGCTGGTCGCTGGGACTATGCGGCGCGGCGCCGGGCCGCCCCGCTGTTCGCCGACGTGAGCGACAGCCTCCGCACCGGCTACGTGCATGTCGAGAACGACTTCAACGACATGGATCGTGAGCCGCTCATGCCGCACCTACTCTCGACGCAGGGACCGGCGCTGGCGGTGGGCGACCTGAATGGTGACGGACTCGATGACATGTACGTCGGCGGTGCCAAGTGGCAACCCGGCAAGCTGCTGGTGCAGCAGGCGAGTGGCGGCTTCGTGTCGGTCGACAGCGTGATGTTCGCCGGCGACAGCCTTGCCGAAGACGTCGATGCCGCGTTCACCGACGTCAACGGCGATGGCAAGCTCGACCTGTTCGTCGTCTCCGGTGGCAACGAGGCGTTCGGAAGCAACGAGTCGCTGCGCAACCGCCTGTACCTCAACGACGGCACGGGTCACTTCGCGAAGTCGGTGGATGGCCTTCCCATGCTCTTCGAGAACGGATCGTGTGTGGTGCCAGGCGACTTCAATGGCGACGGACACATGGACCTGTTCGTGGGCACGCGCGTGGTGGCGAGGCAGTACGGCGTGTCGCCGAAAAGTCACCTGCTTCAGGGTGATGGCAAGGGGAAGTTCAGCGACGTCACCGCAGCGCTCGCGCCGGGACTGCTGCAGGCTGGCATGGTGACATCCGGTGCGTGGCTGGACTATGATCGTGACGGGAAGCTCGACCTGATCGTCGCCGGCGAATGGATGCCGGTGCGCGTGTATCATCAGGAGCAGGGCACGCTGGTGGAGCGCACGCGCGAGGCAGGGCTGGCAGGGTCGGAAGGCTGGTGGAACTCGATCACCGCGGCCGACATCAATGGCGATGGCCGGACGGACCTGGTACTGGGCAACCTCGGGTTGAACACCTACCTGCGCGCGTCGGCCACCGAACCGGCGCAGATGTACGTGTTCGACTTCTTCGGCAATGGCACGATCGAGCAGGTGATCAGCTTCTACAAGCACGGCACCGCCTACCCACTCGCCACGCGTGACGAGCTGACGAAGCTGATGCCGCAGCTCCGCGCGAAGTACACGTCGTACCGCGCATTCGGCGCCAGCACGGTGCCGCAGATCCTGCCGGCCGACGAGCTGGCGAAGGCCACCGTGCTGGTGGCGCGCACCTTCGCGAGTTCGGTGGCCATCGCGAACGCTGACGGCCGCTTCGCGCTGCAACCGCTGCCGGTGGAGGCGCAGTTCGCGCCGGTGTACGCCGCCGTCGCCCGCGACCTCGATGGTGACGGCAGGGTGGACCTGCTGCTGGGCGGCAACTTCATGGGGCACCCGCCGATGATCGGCCAGTCGGACGCCAGCTACGGGCTGCTGCTCCACGGCTCGGGCACCGGCACGTTCAGCGCCCTCGACATGGCCCGCAGCGGGGTGCGGATCCGTGGCGAGGTGCGGCACATGGCACCGCTGCGCACCGCGTCCGGCCGCACCATCATCGTCGTGGCACGCAACAACGACCGCCTGACCTTCATCCGCGCGCGGCCGTAG
- a CDS encoding alpha amylase C-terminal domain-containing protein, giving the protein MTCVAVFTTGCSGAGTPAGKPADSAGAAQAVDRGIHPEWSRNAVIYEVNIRQYTPEGTFAAFTKQLPRIRALGVDILWIMPVQPIGTVNRKGTLGSYYSIRDYTAVNPEFGTEADFTAMVAAAHAQGFKVILDWVANHTAFDHEWTVSHRDWYTLRKDGTISRAVDQEGKETDWSDVADLNYGSTAMRQAMIAEMKWWVDSTGIDGFRCDVAGFVPYDFWADARRALLAAKPDLFFLAEWEDPKLHASFDMTYGWGLLHLMNDVASGKQKTPALDRYFAEFEATFPAGAYRMYMTSNHDENSWQGTEFERMGANHQAAYVLGATVQRSMPLLYSGQEVSLNRRLAFFEKDSIDWTGPSLAEFYRAIFDLRHTQEVLWNGPWGAPQVQLATDGGDRTWAFTRTRGEKSVAVLVNFGDTTVSVKYTGLPVAGTYTDWFTKASVPLAAAGTIEIPAHGYRVLVK; this is encoded by the coding sequence ATGACGTGCGTCGCAGTGTTCACCACCGGGTGCAGCGGTGCCGGTACCCCGGCCGGGAAGCCGGCCGACAGCGCCGGAGCTGCGCAGGCCGTCGACCGTGGCATCCACCCCGAGTGGTCGCGGAACGCCGTGATCTACGAGGTGAACATCCGGCAATACACGCCTGAGGGAACGTTCGCCGCGTTCACGAAGCAGCTGCCCCGCATCCGGGCGCTCGGCGTGGACATCCTCTGGATCATGCCGGTGCAGCCGATCGGCACGGTCAACCGCAAGGGTACGCTGGGCAGCTACTACTCCATCCGCGACTACACGGCGGTCAACCCCGAGTTCGGCACCGAGGCTGACTTCACGGCGATGGTGGCGGCGGCGCACGCGCAGGGGTTCAAGGTGATCCTCGACTGGGTCGCGAACCACACCGCGTTCGACCACGAGTGGACGGTGTCGCACCGGGACTGGTACACGCTGCGCAAGGATGGCACGATCTCGCGCGCGGTGGACCAGGAGGGAAAGGAGACCGACTGGAGCGACGTGGCGGACCTGAACTACGGCAGCACGGCCATGCGCCAGGCGATGATCGCGGAGATGAAGTGGTGGGTGGACTCGACCGGCATCGATGGCTTCCGGTGCGACGTGGCCGGCTTCGTCCCCTACGATTTCTGGGCCGACGCGCGCCGGGCGCTGCTGGCGGCGAAGCCGGACCTGTTCTTCCTGGCCGAATGGGAGGACCCGAAGCTGCACGCCTCGTTCGACATGACCTACGGGTGGGGGCTGCTGCACCTGATGAACGACGTGGCCTCGGGCAAACAGAAGACGCCGGCGCTGGACAGGTACTTCGCCGAGTTCGAGGCGACGTTCCCGGCGGGGGCGTACCGCATGTACATGACGTCGAACCACGACGAGAACAGCTGGCAGGGCACCGAGTTCGAGCGCATGGGCGCCAACCACCAGGCGGCGTACGTGCTGGGCGCGACGGTGCAGCGCTCGATGCCGCTGCTCTACTCGGGGCAGGAGGTGAGCCTGAACCGACGGCTGGCCTTCTTCGAGAAGGACTCGATCGACTGGACGGGACCCTCCCTGGCGGAGTTCTACCGGGCGATCTTCGACCTGCGCCACACGCAGGAGGTGTTGTGGAACGGCCCGTGGGGCGCCCCGCAGGTGCAGCTCGCCACCGACGGCGGCGACCGCACCTGGGCCTTCACCCGCACGCGCGGGGAGAAGAGCGTGGCGGTGCTGGTCAACTTCGGTGACACGACAGTCTCCGTGAAGTACACGGGGCTTCCAGTCGCCGGCACCTACACCGACTGGTTCACGAAGGCGTCCGTTCCGCTCGCGGCTGCCGGCACGATCGAGATTCCGGCGCATGGGTACCGGGTGCTCGTCAAGTAG
- a CDS encoding MFS transporter, which yields MSTASSFPKPKLTFGQIVNMNIGFFGIQYSFGLQQGNMSPIYRYLGADEASLPFLYLAGPITGLIVQPIIGAMSDRTLSPRGRRTPYFLIGAILCSLSLFAMPFSRTLWMAAGILWILDAANNITMEPYRAYVSDRLEGSQTSLGFLTQSAFTGLGQTLSYITPSLLVFMGMNRDAVNDRGIPTITMLAFMMGAAFSILSILWSVKTTPELPLTPAERAKIEAMPKGFGHTLKEIVDALRDMPSTMRQMAVMKFFQWYAMFCYWIYISPALALTLFQTKDPLSPGFREAGLVTGQVGAFYNFVAFVAAFAMIPVTRRIGAKWMHVIALVCASAAMLAIPSIQSRALLFVPMLGIGLCWGSMMGNPYVMLSDSIPRDRVGVYMGVFNMFIVIPMLIQNVTVPFYYDSLLGGNPANVIRLAGALLGCAAVACAFVTVAPSAHAGATELPRGAGH from the coding sequence ATGTCCACGGCGTCCAGTTTCCCGAAACCGAAGCTCACGTTCGGCCAGATCGTGAACATGAACATCGGCTTCTTCGGCATCCAGTACAGCTTCGGGCTGCAGCAGGGCAACATGAGCCCGATCTACCGCTACCTCGGCGCGGACGAGGCCAGCCTGCCGTTCCTCTACCTCGCCGGCCCGATCACGGGGCTCATCGTGCAGCCGATCATCGGCGCCATGAGCGACCGGACGCTCAGCCCGCGCGGGCGCCGCACGCCGTACTTCCTGATCGGCGCCATCCTCTGCTCGCTGTCGCTCTTCGCGATGCCGTTCAGCCGCACCCTCTGGATGGCCGCCGGCATCCTCTGGATCCTCGATGCGGCGAACAACATCACCATGGAGCCGTACCGCGCGTACGTCTCCGACCGCCTCGAAGGCTCGCAGACCTCGCTCGGCTTCCTCACGCAAAGTGCGTTCACGGGGCTCGGCCAGACGCTCTCGTACATCACGCCGTCGCTGCTCGTGTTCATGGGCATGAACCGCGATGCCGTGAACGACCGCGGCATCCCGACCATCACGATGCTGGCGTTCATGATGGGCGCCGCCTTCTCGATCCTTTCCATCCTCTGGTCGGTGAAGACCACGCCGGAGCTGCCGCTCACGCCGGCGGAGCGCGCGAAGATCGAGGCGATGCCGAAGGGGTTCGGGCACACGCTGAAGGAGATCGTGGATGCGCTCCGCGACATGCCGTCGACGATGCGGCAGATGGCGGTGATGAAGTTCTTCCAGTGGTACGCCATGTTCTGCTACTGGATCTACATCTCGCCGGCGCTGGCGCTGACACTGTTCCAGACCAAGGATCCGCTCTCGCCCGGCTTCCGTGAGGCAGGGCTGGTGACGGGGCAGGTTGGGGCGTTCTACAACTTCGTCGCCTTCGTGGCCGCGTTCGCCATGATCCCCGTCACGCGGCGGATCGGCGCCAAGTGGATGCACGTCATCGCGCTGGTCTGCGCCTCGGCGGCGATGCTGGCGATCCCATCGATCCAGAGCCGCGCGCTGCTGTTCGTGCCGATGCTCGGCATCGGCCTCTGCTGGGGCAGCATGATGGGGAACCCTTACGTGATGCTCTCCGATTCGATCCCCAGGGACCGGGTCGGGGTGTACATGGGGGTGTTCAACATGTTCATCGTGATCCCGATGCTGATCCAGAACGTCACGGTGCCGTTCTACTACGACTCGCTGCTGGGCGGGAACCCGGCCAACGTGATCCGCCTGGCCGGCGCGCTGCTCGGCTGCGCCGCCGTGGCCTGCGCGTTCGTCACCGTCGCACCGTCGGCCCACGCGGGCGCGACGGAGCTTCCCAGGGGGGCAGGACATTGA
- the treA gene encoding alpha,alpha-trehalase TreA: MGIVSTVTLPACTTVTQTSIQIAKSPVPVAGYDPAHDLGPLFHDVQMAHLFADSKTFVDARPLEAPAALAARYVAERSAPGFDLKAFVTRWFTQPLPAATVTGSAASTGMEQHIRDLWPLLTREADAPDPRASLIPLPKPYVVPGGRFREVYYWDSYFTMLGLIESRRTDLVGSMLDNFAHLITTLGHIPNGNRTYYLSRSQPPYFAAMVGLYATATDTTQALRFLDAMEAEHAFWMEGADSLKAGTAHRRVVRLRNGALLNRYWDDRPEPRPESYREDYALGITVPEARREAFYTNIRAAAESGWDFSSRWMRDTTDLRTLETTDLAAVDLNSLMYHMERTIAALRRFRHAEGDAAVAARYEAASVARREALLATMWDARSGFFYDVRWRSGERVTDRPTMAAAAPLFFGLATAEQGRAVAQRLERDFLRPGGFVTTTIRSGQQWDAPNGWPPLQWVAMEGVRRYGRADLADQARDRWLALGRRTYAAVGKMTEKYDVLDLSRPAGGGEYPTQDGFGWTNGVALALSALGTLR; the protein is encoded by the coding sequence ATGGGGATTGTCAGCACGGTCACGCTGCCGGCCTGCACCACGGTCACGCAGACCTCGATCCAGATCGCGAAGAGCCCGGTGCCCGTCGCCGGCTATGACCCTGCGCACGACCTGGGGCCGCTGTTCCACGACGTGCAGATGGCGCACCTGTTTGCGGACTCCAAGACCTTCGTGGATGCGCGGCCGCTGGAGGCACCGGCCGCGCTGGCGGCCCGCTATGTGGCCGAGCGCAGCGCACCGGGCTTCGACCTGAAGGCGTTCGTGACGCGATGGTTCACCCAGCCGCTGCCGGCCGCGACGGTCACCGGCAGCGCAGCCTCCACCGGCATGGAGCAGCACATCCGCGACCTCTGGCCGCTGCTGACGCGCGAGGCCGATGCGCCCGATCCACGCGCGTCGCTGATCCCGCTGCCCAAGCCGTACGTGGTGCCGGGCGGGCGCTTCCGTGAGGTGTACTACTGGGATTCGTATTTCACGATGCTCGGCCTGATCGAGAGCCGCCGCACGGACCTGGTGGGGAGCATGCTCGACAACTTCGCGCACCTCATCACCACCCTCGGCCACATCCCGAATGGCAACCGCACGTACTACCTGAGCCGCAGCCAGCCCCCGTACTTCGCCGCGATGGTGGGACTGTACGCCACGGCCACCGACACCACGCAGGCGCTGCGCTTCCTGGACGCGATGGAGGCGGAGCATGCCTTCTGGATGGAAGGGGCGGATTCGCTGAAGGCGGGCACGGCACACCGTCGCGTGGTCCGGCTGCGCAACGGCGCCCTGCTCAACCGGTACTGGGACGACCGCCCCGAGCCACGTCCCGAGTCATATCGCGAGGACTACGCCCTCGGCATCACGGTGCCGGAGGCGCGCCGCGAGGCGTTCTACACCAACATCCGCGCTGCGGCGGAAAGCGGCTGGGACTTCTCGAGCCGCTGGATGCGCGACACCACCGACCTCCGCACGCTCGAGACGACCGACCTCGCGGCAGTGGACCTCAACAGCCTGATGTACCACATGGAGCGCACCATCGCGGCGCTGCGACGGTTCCGCCATGCCGAGGGTGATGCCGCCGTCGCGGCGCGGTACGAGGCGGCGTCGGTGGCACGGCGCGAGGCGCTGCTGGCGACGATGTGGGACGCCAGGTCCGGCTTCTTCTACGACGTGCGCTGGCGCAGCGGGGAACGCGTCACCGACCGGCCCACGATGGCGGCCGCCGCGCCGCTCTTCTTCGGCCTCGCGACGGCCGAGCAGGGGCGTGCGGTGGCGCAGCGGCTGGAGCGGGACTTCCTGCGCCCCGGTGGCTTCGTCACGACCACCATCCGCTCGGGGCAGCAGTGGGACGCACCGAACGGCTGGCCGCCGCTGCAGTGGGTGGCGATGGAAGGCGTGCGCCGGTACGGTCGCGCCGACCTGGCCGACCAGGCGCGTGATCGCTGGCTCGCGCTCGGCCGCCGCACGTATGCCGCCGTCGGCAAGATGACGGAGAAATACGACGTGCTGGACCTCTCGCGGCCGGCCGGCGGCGGCGAGTATCCCACGCAGGACGGGTTCGGCTGGACGAACGGCGTGGCGCTGGCGCTGTCCGCACTCGGCACCCTGCGGTGA
- a CDS encoding DUF3179 domain-containing protein: MRRLFWIGVAGLLLLEAALVYFIMPMPGSQRMRSIEFAYALYTWRWWLRALSGALLLGGMLPALGARAGRVAVPVALVALAAVAYVVNFRMAADQMFLQPTVVRMEPASRNTVAPDRLVVGIELDGQARAYPLQFIGYHHQVRDTIAGQPVLVSYCTVCRTGRVFRPTVHDTLETFRLVGMDHFNAMFEDRRTGSWWRQANGEAVIGPLKGVAMPELPSVQVALKQWLALYPNSLVMQADTTFSSEYAKDYAYERGTKTGGLTGTDTVSWNDKAWVVGVAQGGQARAYDWKRLRRERVINDVVGGVPIVLALGPDSVSFFAFRRPDVAATFALRGDSLVTSAGAAWALNGRGAAGRLPAINASQEFWHSWRTFQPTTTRY; this comes from the coding sequence GTGAGGCGACTGTTCTGGATCGGCGTGGCGGGGCTGCTGCTGCTGGAGGCGGCGCTGGTCTACTTCATCATGCCGATGCCCGGCAGCCAGCGGATGCGCAGCATCGAGTTCGCGTACGCGCTCTACACCTGGCGATGGTGGCTGCGGGCGCTGTCCGGCGCGCTGCTGCTTGGTGGTATGCTGCCGGCGCTTGGCGCCCGGGCCGGACGGGTGGCGGTGCCGGTGGCGCTGGTGGCACTCGCCGCGGTGGCCTACGTCGTGAACTTCCGGATGGCTGCCGACCAGATGTTCCTGCAGCCGACGGTCGTGCGCATGGAGCCCGCGTCGCGCAACACGGTCGCGCCGGACCGGCTGGTCGTCGGCATCGAGCTCGATGGCCAGGCGCGTGCCTACCCGTTGCAGTTCATCGGCTACCACCACCAGGTGCGTGACACGATTGCCGGCCAGCCGGTGCTCGTCAGCTACTGCACCGTGTGCCGGACCGGGCGTGTCTTCCGGCCCACGGTGCACGACACGCTCGAGACCTTCCGCCTCGTCGGCATGGACCACTTCAATGCCATGTTCGAGGACCGCCGCACGGGGAGCTGGTGGCGCCAGGCCAACGGCGAGGCCGTGATCGGACCGCTGAAGGGGGTCGCGATGCCCGAGCTGCCGAGCGTGCAGGTGGCGCTCAAGCAGTGGCTGGCGCTGTACCCGAACTCGCTGGTGATGCAGGCCGACACCACGTTCAGCAGCGAGTACGCGAAGGACTACGCGTACGAGCGGGGGACGAAGACCGGGGGCCTCACCGGCACCGACACCGTGAGCTGGAACGACAAGGCGTGGGTGGTCGGCGTGGCGCAGGGCGGGCAGGCGCGCGCATACGACTGGAAGCGGCTCCGGCGCGAGCGCGTCATCAACGACGTGGTCGGCGGCGTGCCGATCGTGCTGGCGCTCGGCCCTGACAGCGTGAGCTTCTTCGCGTTCCGGCGCCCCGACGTGGCGGCGACGTTCGCGCTGCGCGGCGACTCGCTGGTGACGTCCGCTGGCGCGGCCTGGGCGCTCAATGGGCGCGGTGCCGCCGGTCGGCTGCCGGCGATCAACGCCAGCCAGGAATTCTGGCACAGCTGGCGCACCTTCCAGCCGACGACCACGCGGTACTGA